ACGCGAGTACTGGTCAACTTCTCCCTGAAGACGTTGACGACGAAATGTCGGTAGCATCCAGCTTGCTGTGAGCGCTGCAATCGTCGCGATCACGAGAACCTCCAGCATTGTGAAGCCACCCGACCTTATGCCTCTCATCGACAACGGGGAGCAAAGGTTGGATGAAGTTCAACCATTCTCTGTTCTGTGGAGATGGTTTGCTCTGGTGCTTGGAATTGATAAGCGACTTCAATGACATCCCACCCCTCTCCTAGAGAGGTGATCGTGAATGTGCGTTCGGCCATGGCTGGTCGTGGAACATGCTGAGTGGCGCCAGCCTGATTAATTCGGGAAATTAAATAGGCTTCTGGTGCCGAGCACGCTCGCTCTCGATCGAGGGGTGGGATGGATTCCAGGGTGAGACGACTATTCGCTTGCTGAATGAGTTGCATATTGCTGTTGATCTCTGCTTCGATACGACTTCGCTGTTGTTCGATGCTGGTTCTGGTGAGTGCAGAGATTGAGACTCTGCTGATGCCGATCATCACCCCTGCCAGGATTAGGGCTCCGATTAGCACCTCTAGGAGGGTAAATCCTTCGCAGGAGTTGCTGCATTGATTTCGCATAACTACCACTGACGGAATGTGTCGATCCCAGTGCCAAGAATCCCCCGGTTGATGGTGCGTCCAATGCCAGTGAAACCACTGTTCTTCCACTCCCATAGTTCACCTGCTTGCATGCTGAGGTGTTGATTGCTGCCTATGTCGGTTGTGGTGAGTTTGAGTTGATGTCCATTCGCACAGAATGCATGGGACCAGATCATTCCTCGTAGTTGAGTATCACCGGTTAGATGGACGCTTCCACGGGGTAGAGACACCATGGCGGAAGGAAGGCTCACTCCTTGTATCTTCAGTTGCTGCTGTGATGGTTGGCAGTTTTGAGGTGAATCTCCAGAACTGGCTGTGATCACAAGGCGTTCAGGTCTGTTGTTACAGCTATCGTCGGATCCAGTATTGACCCCGCAAATTTGAGCGTTGTTTCCTAGCTGGATTCCTCCACTCATTCCGGATGGAGAGGGTGAAGCACCCTGGGGTAATTCCATGTGCAGCACCACTGGACGGCTGTCGTTTTCGATCAGCAATCGAGAGTTTTTTTGTAAGTTGATGTGCTCCACATAGATATGGCAGTCGCCACTGTGGCCAGGGCAAATCGCTGTTGCGGGAATGCGCACTGAATTGCCTTCCCGTATAACATCCATAGGTGCTCTCCGACGGCTATCTGTTTTGTCTCTAATGCAAATAGAGGAGCGATTCCTGCGTGGTCCGCATTGATTTTTTGTGTCATCAAAACTCCAAATATGCTCATCAATCTTGGGTCTGATTGCATAAAGGTTGCTCGGTGGAAGAGTTCTATTCAAGACAGGCCAGATCCGTAATCCCAATTGGTTGTCATTATCGGTTTGTCCACGTGCTTCTGTGAGCAGTGTGTCGCTTGAGCATCCGTCAGTACGGAGATAGGGCTGATTGGTTTGGACCAAATGAAGAATGCTTCCTGGCCCGACGATCTGGGCTGGGCCTAAATCCAAATATTGGGCTGTTAATACACCCCAATCATTCTCATTTGAAACGCTTCCATTCACATAGAGGGAGCGGGTCAGGAGCGTACGAGCAAGCATCTGCTCTTCGCCAGAATTGTTGATGCGTTTGACGACGCCTTCAACCTCAAAGACTCCTTCTCCTACTCCAGTTTTGCTTGGGCTTGAGTAGCCTCGCATGCGATAAAAAGCCTGAATTTTCCCCTGTGAATCCTCCCGAAATAGTTTACGATCACTCGTATGAAAAGGTATTTCGTTGGTTGGCCAAGACCTTGATGCAATGGGATGATCGGGCATTCCTATACTGGTATCTGTGCAGATTTCCTCCAAATTAAGCTCAGGATTGTCTTGTAAATTCAACCAGGTTAATCCATTATTCGCGGCAGACGTATTTTCTTGATTGTCGATCGTGAAGAGGAATCCCCGATACTGATCTTTGTCTGGGTTGTTCAGTAGCGCCAATATCCTGTTAAATCCATTCAGTGCAGCAGCTTCTGATATTTGCTGATAGCTTTCTGAACTGCTTAGCCTTTTTGCGTATAATTGATTAATCAATAAAGCGCTCGCTCCGGCGCTCAGCACCAATCCCAGCATTAGCGCCAGTAATATTGCAATCCCGTTTTCGTCCTCCCGAAAATGTTTGTTTCTAGTGGTATTGATCTTCACCCGCTACTCCCTTGGCATTTTAACGAGTTAATATTTGCCGCCTCATCTTTGCGGCCAATGATTTGATCACTGGCGCCAGTTTGAAGATCAATGCAAGCAATGATGTTTAAATCCGACGCTGCTGTGTTAGTTGCTATAGCTTCAAATACGTAGTATTTTTCTGCATTCATACTATTGATTCGATTCAATTGATAGCGTTCACCAGGTAGGGTAATCGCCTTCGTTAAATCGCCGTCTTCTATCACGGCTGGGCCTTGATTTGTCATCAAGGTTGTCATGGTGTTCAGGTCAACCCATCGCTTAGGTTGCGTTCCAAACTCATCGGCAAATGCAGCGACCGTTGCCATCATCTGTGCCATCGTCGCGTTCGCTTCAGCCTGGTGCGTCTTTTGGATTTGACGAAAATAATTGGGCAGGGCAATTGAGCTCAAAATGCCGACAATTCCCACGGTGATGATCACCTCTGTCAAGGTGAAGCCTTTCAGCCCAAGAGGCCTATCGGAATCAAGTCTTTTGAGCGAGGTGAGCACGAACTCTCATCTTTTCCTCAGTCAATACTAAGGAGGAATTCAAGGAAAGGCCAGGGTAGGCACTAAAGATTTTTTCATGTATCAATGCCATTAGGCTACGCATGGATGGGTTTTCAGTCGCTCCAGCTCCGACTGTTATCTTTCTTGTCGTGTCTCATTCATCATTGGTTTTTAAGGTTTGGAACCTAATTTATCAATGAAGTGGAGATTGTAGATAGAGTTGGAATGTGAGCTTTGATGGCTACCAATATCAAGTGCGATCATTCGTTAATGCTTATCGTTTTTTGATAAGGACGCTAAAAAATAGATAGACAGAGATATCGATTTAATTGGTTCTTGGATCAGTGATTTGTTTGATTTTATTTGTACCTCGCTTAGCAGCTGATTGATGATTCGCTTCGAGGCTTTTCGCAATTTCTGGTTTTGATGATGTGTTAAATAAATTTGATGGAATATCCTGCTTGCCTATTGGTTCAGATACCGCTTGGTTGCTGTCAGCGGTTTATGAGGAAGTGTTTGATTGAAATATTATTTGTATAAAAAAGTCATCAACACTATCTCAACGATAGCCTTGATGACTATTTACTTTAGACTTAGTTCGAAACTGATTTACGCGCTGCAATCAAGATCCGAGTCGTCTTTAAATGATTTTCTTATCTCTATTTTTCCTGTTGTGAGATTTACGCATCCATCAAGGGGTGTTCCATCCGTCTCAGCCGTTACTAAGGTTGCATCACCGCCATCAGCGCTTGGATTGGCTTCTGCAGTAACCGTTACTTGATCATCATCAGCCCCTTCGTCCGCTGTATATGTAAAATTGTCAGAATCATTTTCTTCTGCTTGTTCTTCAGCAGCAGCTATAGCAGTTGCTATCTCTCCATCAAGTTGATATTCAGCATGAGCGTCTTTTAAGATTGCGGAAATTTTAGTCTTGGCTTCAGTTGTCTTTGCTTTGGTGGTGTTATTAAGGAAATTTGGCAAAGCGATTGCGCTCAAAATCCCTACAATCACAATGACTATCATCAACTCCACTAACGTGAAGCCCTTTTGAACTAGACCAGGCTCCTTTTTTCTGCTGAGAATTGAAAGTTGAATGCGGCTGTTGAGGATGCTCATTGCTTTTGGGGGTATTAGTGGATTTGCACGGTCCGTGCTTGCTCAGGCGGATTTTACTTTTGATCAGCGAGTGCGCAAGGGTTTGGTGAAAGTTGCCTGAAAGTTGCCTGAAAACGACGGGTACTTGCCTGCATCCCAATGCTGCCAACGAGTTTTGGTTGATCCAGGGGCTGATTACTGGCTCAGGATTGCTGCTGGATTGTCTCGTTACCGTTATCTACATCGCAACGTTCGCTTCTTGGTTGCCTGATGTGCGTATGGATTCTCCTTTTAGTGGCTGCTATTGGTCATATGCTTTTTGATCGGCTTTTCCTTTCCACAGCATCTATTATTTGCAACGGTGCCAGCCTTTGCTTTCTTCTTCCTCTTCCTCTTCCTCTTCCTCTTCCTCTTCCTCTTCCTCTTCAGGTCTGTTAATAGATTAGTTGTAATTTGTTGATGACTATGGTGTCGTCAAGTCATCAAAGATTTCGAGTTCGCGATTGTGAGTTTGTATTGCTTGGAAAAGCTTTTGAAATGTTTTTTGCGTATTTGTTTGTCTCCAGTTTTATTCGAGATATTTTCTTTAGGTTGTTTGCTCAACTGAATCTATTTTTGTTGGCCTCATTCCTTGTCTATTGAGCTTGCTTTGATTCTTTATGATTAAATAAGAGGCCATTGTGTTCGCGCAACTTGGCTCTGCTTCAGTGCATCTTGTGATGTTGCTAAAATCTGATAGTTTGATTTAATCTGTTGAATCATTCTGTTTGGAATTGCCGTCTTAGTCTTTAGAGATTTCTCCTTAGCTGTTTTCTTGCAGATTTTCCTTGTCGATTTGATTGTAATAGCCTTGTGTCTTTTCTGACAGCATTTCCAACCACCTTGACTCAAGACCAAGCGATGTGGAGTTGACAATAAGAGCGCGATCTTTGCCATTATGGTTTCTGTCATGGTTTTCATTTGCGTAGTAATCTGCTGTTGATTGATGATCCCAATTGGACCATCCCCCACCATTCCTGTCTCGATTGGGTTGCCCATCAGACATGAGGTAGAGAGTGTCTGTCTCTGTATCATCAAAGGCTTTTTGTATTGCTTTCCATGGGTAAGTACCTCCCCATTTGGTTACTTTTGAATCATCAAGAGTGTTTACAAAGGCAATCGCTGAATCTCTCTTGCCCTCATTTCCAATCCTTACCAAGCCATTGCTTGATTCGCTCCATTCCCTGTTGTTCATGTAACCATCTGAACTAAAAGAGGTGATGCCCACTTTGGTGTTTACCGGCAATTGATCCAGGATCATCGTCATCTCACTGATGAGTGCCTCCATCCGAGTGAGAGCACAAATTCGACGCGTGTCGCGGTAGCGACCTTCTTTGGGATCGTAGAAGGTGCGCCAAGTCCCATAGCCCTCACCCCACATCACACAGGCACTCATGGAGCCCGACCCATCGACTGCAAAGCGCACCTTGTTGCTGGTGATGTTCTGGAAGAATGCACCACTCAAGGGTCCTCCTTGACCGTCGTCTCCGAAGTTGCCAATGCGCTTGTCCGCTCTTGCGAAGGCAGTGAAATAAAGGGGCTGTTCGGTTAGTTGCTTGTCACCAACTCCCAGCTTATTGATGAAGCTCTGAGTGATGCTGTCTTCCGTTGATTGGGTAGGATCTATGAATTTTATAAGTTTGTAGTTTGTATCTGTTTCGATTCGAAGTCCCGGTTGTCGTTCACTGCGGTTTGGAGTCTTTCCGGCTGTAAATGTAAAGTTTGTGCTTGCAAGAATCTGTGCCAATGTGGGAGCATTGTCTTCGCAGGCTGTGGACAAACTTTCCCCTTGATTGAGCTCGCTTTTCTGGCGGCAGGGAATGGCTCCAACGTGATCGATGACACGTGATAAGAAGAGATTTTCCGTTTCTTTGTATTTGCCACCAGGATCAAGTGGTGCTCCACAGCGTTCGATGCTGTAGCCGCCTGATCCAATGCTGACTCCGTAAAGTACTGGCTTAGTTAATTCAACCATCTTTACACCAAACATTGGCTTAAAGAGGCTATTCCCTGCAAGAGCTGCACATTCGCTGAGAAGAGAGCTATAGCGACTGTCGCTGAGATTGATGTGCGCTTGATCCTCTGAAGTACTTTCCGTTTTGTTGAGCACTAGATGCATACTGCGTTCCACCTCTGATCGCATTAATCTCAAGCCATTGATTGAATTCTGGCGAAGGGTTGTTTTTACTTCTGACTGCTTAATCAATGTTCCAGTGGATCGCAATGCGGCGCCGGAAGCCATGATTAAAAGCGTTCCGACGCCAGATGCGATTATTAGCTCACTCATGCCAGCGAAACCATTCTGCTTCTGTGGTTTACGTGGAATCGTGGATAGAAATTGTTTTCGTGCCATGACCTATTAGCCTCTTGATCTTCTTATTATGATTGATACTTGAGGCTTGAATCTTTGCGCGTGATGATGATGAACTGAGTTCTGCCTGAGGGCTTTTCATCTATTTTTACAGCTTGACGTGGCTTGATTCCAGCTGGCGCTCAATACGGTACCGGTCCCGGATATTTGTAAGCAACGCGTGCGCAGCCTCTTCTCACTGGTGTTAGTTGAACGAATGAGAAAAATTAGATTATCAGACATTGTGCTGGTACCTGGCGGTGTTAATTCATAGGTTGCAGAATTAACAGCAACCTCCACAACTTGTGATTCAGCAGTGCCTTCTCGGTCTATTAAACGCAAGGATCGGTCACGTTGTACTTTGCTTTTTTGTAGTGAATTAGTGATGGATGATGCAAGCAAATCTCCGATCTGGGGTCCATTTGCGCAACCACTGGGTTCTCCTGCTGCCCTTATATCGCTATTGCAACATTCAAGACGTTCAGGATGCTCGCCCATCTCCACCAGATCTGATGGAGGTACAAAGTTGTTTAGACCTGAGTGATCAAACCTGAGTGTGCAGCTTGTTTTTTGCTTGCCTAACTTGGCACGAAGTGCAAAGAAGCCAGCTTCAATTTGCTGGGTGTAGCGATCGACTTCGCCTTGTCGCATGTTGCGGATATAGGTGGGAATTGATGTTGATAGGCCAATCGAGATGATCACGATGCCCACCAGAAGTTCTAATAATGAGAATCCTTCAGTTGCGTGTTCTTGTGTCATGTTTGGTAACACTGAGACGCAAAATTTGGATTCATTTCTATAACTCGTATTTCATCCTCGATTTGCTTTTCTGGCCCTTCAAAACTATAACTGATCTTGAGGATTCCTGGAATTGTACTGAAATCAAAGGTGCGGGTGATTGGTTTGTTCTTTGAGACAACTGTTGAGCTTGGCTCTGAGTCAACGTGAACTATAAGTCTTGGATCTTGGTCAATGGTTTTGAGGTGCTCACCTAACGTTTCAGCTGGACTTGAGCAGGCCGTTTCGAAATTATATTTGTCATTGTTTTTGATCCACTCTTGTGTGAAATAAGAATCTTCTTTTTGCATGGTCTGAATGTTGTCATTGATCGCTGCTTCCATGCTTGCCCTGGCGGATGAATGTGCACTCACGCTGAGGGCTGCTACGGAAAGTCTCCCCACTGCTGTGAGGGCAGAGGCCATTAAGATTCCAGCAATCAAGACCTCCACAATGGTGAATCCATTGGCTGTCACCTTGTGTTGACTTTGGTGTCGATAGCGACCCTTGATATTCACTCTGTGTTTTTTAAATCAATGCGTGATTCGTGACTTCTCTTTCATTTTAAATGTCATTACTGTCCTCGTTCTGAGGCGATAATGAGAGTTGAATTACCAACGGCGGAATGTATCCAGGCCACTGCCCCGAATGCCGCGGGTCACCATCTGGCCATAGCCAGGAAAGTTTTTATTTTCCCAGCCCCAAAGATCATTGAGATCGCGAACGACGCTGCTGCTTCCGTTGGTGTCGGTCATCAAGGAGAACGGTCCTGAGTTGGTGCAGATTCCATCAGCCCAGATCAGGCCGTTCAGTTTGGTTCCGCTGCTGCCTGTTTTTACAAACCCTGGAATGAGATGAACAGTTGCATTGGGCAGACTGTCGCCATCAAAGGCCAGCACGTATTGATCAGTTTGTGGAGAGACCGAATCACAACTGCGTACGCCTGAGGGTTTCGGTGCTGCCGAGAGAATCACCAGTTGCTCTGGTTCAGCGTTGCAGGTTGTTTCCTCATTGTTCACACCACAAAGTTCGCTGCCGTTGCCGAGACTGATGCTGCCGGTGATGCCAGTTTCTGAGGGTGCCACGGTGGATGTTCCTGGATATTCCAAATGCAAGACCACGGGCCTGCTGGCGCTGGTTTCGATCAGCAACCTTGTGTTGGTGAGGTTGATGTGTTCAACGAATACGTGGCAGTCGGATCCTTTGCCATTGCACAGTTCATTGGTACTGAGTCGGATCACTGCAGCGTTATCTTCTTCGATGTCTGGTCGGCTCTGCGCAGTGGCTGTATTGGTATCTCGACTGCAAGCAATGGATTGGCATTCCTGCAGGCCTTGTGTGTCATCAAAGGTCCAGATCCGTACGTGTTCTGAGCCTGGATGCTTGTCCTGGGTTAGACCTAAGTCCCAGATATTGCTTGTCGGAAGACCCCCCAGGATTGGAACGATTCTGTCCTTGAGATTATCGTTGTTATCACTGGCGCGAACGTCTTCAAGCAGATCGTCGGGATCGCATCCTGTTTCCTTTTGATAGGGCTCAGCGCTACTTACATTGAGCAATACTTTTCCATTGCCGATATCTAGGTTGCTTTTCAGGATTTTGGTGTCACCGAGGGAGAGTGTGGGGCCTGACAATACAGCCCAATCTCCCTCGCCTACGACGATCGAGTTCACATAGAGGGAACGTAACAACAGCGTTCTCGCTAGGTAATTTGTTTTGGGGTCATCACCATCCCGCAAAACAATGCCTTCGATTTGGAAGCGCCCTTCTCCTAATCCGTTGTTTTCGGCTGTTGCTGTTGTTGCATAGCCCCTCAGTCGATACTGGAGTTTGATGTTGTTCTGTCCATCCTTGCGTTGGCTGGTAGTGCCTGCTGTTAAATCCGTATGGGGAGGATTTGCGTTTCCTGCATCAGCGGGCACCGCTGCTGGTAGTTGACTTCGATCGGTGCAGAGCTCTCTGAGCAGGAAGTTTGTCTGGTTTGCAGGGTTCCAACCCCACTGCTCAGATCCTGGATTTTCTGGATTGCCGCCGTTGTGATTGAGGGTGAAGAGGTATCCCTTGTATTTGCTTTTGACCTCCTCATCTCCACCGCCTTGTTTGTCCTTATTTAGATCGCTATCGACCTCCCTGTGATTGTTCTCATTCAGCTCGCTGAGGATTCGGTTAAATCCATTCAAGGCTGCCGTTTCGGCCATCTGCTGATAGCTCTCGGCGGCTCCAAGTTTGCGTCCCATTAGTTGCCGTAGAAGCAATCCGCTCACCCCTGCGATTAGCACCATTCCCATCATCAAGGCGAGCAATAAAGAAAGCCCTTGTTCTTGTGCGGGAATCTTTAGACCCGATCTTTTAATGCCGAAGGCTCTTGGAAATTTCATTTATCCACAGTTGGGAGTTGTTGCTTCTGCCTTAATTGACCCTCGATTGATGTCACTGGCACCGTTGCTGAGATTTATGCAAGCGACCACATTCAGCTTTGATTCTTCGCGATTTGCTGTAATCGTGAATAAATTAATATTATTTGATATTCCCACTTTGTAGTTCCCATTGGCAAGAATGATCTCATCGTCTTCAAAGCTTTGCGTATTATCATCAACGCTTTCAGGCTCATCACCAAGACTTTTAGTCTCATCGTCTTTGAGCTCGGTTATGGGGCCTTCTACAGTCATTATGGCGCTAATGTTATGGAGATCGAGCCAACTTGTTGGTAGAATTCCATATTCATCTGCATAAGCGGCTATAGTTGTTTGCAGCTGTGAGACTGTTGCCACAACCTCATTTTGTGTTGTGCGGTTCACTTGATTGATGTAGTTTGGCAGTGCAATGCTTGAGAGTGTTCCGACGATTGCAACCGTTATAATGCATTCACTTAGTGTGAATCCGTGATCGCAAGTTATTTCCTTGATCGTGTTCGCTGCTGTCGA
The Synechococcus sp. CC9311 DNA segment above includes these coding regions:
- a CDS encoding type II secretion system protein, which encodes MTQEHATEGFSLLELLVGIVIISIGLSTSIPTYIRNMRQGEVDRYTQQIEAGFFALRAKLGKQKTSCTLRFDHSGLNNFVPPSDLVEMGEHPERLECCNSDIRAAGEPSGCANGPQIGDLLASSITNSLQKSKVQRDRSLRLIDREGTAESQVVEVAVNSATYELTPPGTSTMSDNLIFLIRSTNTSEKRLRTRCLQISGTGTVLSASWNQATSSCKNR
- a CDS encoding type II secretion system protein, whose product is MAITNRWKTYSTAANTIKEITCDHGFTLSECIITVAIVGTLSSIALPNYINQVNRTTQNEVVATVSQLQTTIAAYADEYGILPTSWLDLHNISAIMTVEGPITELKDDETKSLGDEPESVDDNTQSFEDDEIILANGNYKVGISNNINLFTITANREESKLNVVACINLSNGASDINRGSIKAEATTPNCG
- a CDS encoding type IV pilin protein, with translation MLTSLKRLDSDRPLGLKGFTLTEVIITVGIVGILSSIALPNYFRQIQKTHQAEANATMAQMMATVAAFADEFGTQPKRWVDLNTMTTLMTNQGPAVIEDGDLTKAITLPGERYQLNRINSMNAEKYYVFEAIATNTAASDLNIIACIDLQTGASDQIIGRKDEAANINSLKCQGSSG
- a CDS encoding type IV pilin protein — its product is MSILNSRIQLSILSRKKEPGLVQKGFTLVELMIVIVIVGILSAIALPNFLNNTTKAKTTEAKTKISAILKDAHAEYQLDGEIATAIAAAEEQAEENDSDNFTYTADEGADDDQVTVTAEANPSADGGDATLVTAETDGTPLDGCVNLTTGKIEIRKSFKDDSDLDCSA